One genomic window of Deinococcus budaensis includes the following:
- a CDS encoding VanW family protein, with product MSPLSSPGGLLASVLLSAALASTALAQTIPALPPAPLPTPAPEPVPVPPPLPEPEPAPAPLPTPAPAEAAPVTPPPAPTAPPAPKAPARTAPLLITVQAAHPALIGGQKTTVPYVQTLTLPGERVAQLRQRGVITPSLDADLKKFLAGLPRQAQDARFENLGEGGWAVVQRNALKIDEAKTRANLLAALKDPRGVKASVAVTGQVAPKRTLAFFVTRGITAHLGTGQTNYYGSSEARVTNIHVGTRNFQDRLIEGKTFSFNQAIGPVSARAGYVPGLVIAGERTASGLGGGICQVSTTVFRTLYSAGLPVVERRNHSYQVHYYDPQGLDATIYQPSQDLRFANDTGGALWFQSEWNDQEARLSISVFGKARDFTVEVGAPRTLSSTPAPPDRVIRDASLAAGQRKQVDWAAPGAVIEVTRKFVRDGKTFKQDTLKSSYRPWPNIFAVGTR from the coding sequence ATGTCCCCGCTGTCCTCCCCGGGAGGTCTGCTCGCCAGCGTGCTGCTGAGCGCCGCCCTCGCCTCCACGGCCCTGGCCCAGACCATCCCGGCCCTGCCGCCAGCCCCGCTGCCGACCCCCGCGCCCGAGCCGGTGCCGGTGCCCCCGCCCCTGCCCGAGCCGGAACCCGCCCCCGCTCCGCTGCCCACTCCGGCGCCGGCTGAGGCCGCTCCGGTCACGCCGCCACCTGCCCCCACGGCGCCACCCGCCCCGAAGGCGCCCGCCCGCACTGCGCCGCTGCTGATCACCGTGCAGGCGGCCCACCCGGCCCTGATCGGCGGCCAGAAAACCACCGTGCCCTACGTGCAGACGCTGACGCTGCCGGGCGAGCGGGTCGCGCAGTTGCGTCAGCGCGGCGTGATCACCCCGAGTCTGGACGCCGACCTGAAGAAGTTCCTGGCCGGGCTGCCGCGTCAGGCGCAGGACGCCCGTTTCGAGAACCTGGGGGAGGGCGGCTGGGCCGTCGTGCAGCGCAACGCCCTGAAGATCGACGAGGCCAAAACCCGTGCCAACCTCCTGGCCGCCCTGAAAGACCCCCGGGGGGTCAAGGCCAGCGTCGCTGTGACCGGGCAGGTCGCGCCGAAGCGCACGCTGGCCTTCTTCGTCACCAGGGGCATCACCGCGCATCTGGGCACCGGGCAGACAAACTACTACGGCAGCAGCGAGGCGCGCGTGACCAACATTCACGTAGGCACCCGCAACTTTCAGGACCGCCTGATCGAGGGGAAGACCTTTTCTTTCAACCAGGCCATCGGTCCCGTCTCGGCGCGGGCCGGGTACGTGCCAGGGCTGGTGATCGCGGGCGAACGTACGGCCAGCGGCCTGGGCGGCGGTATCTGTCAGGTCAGCACGACCGTGTTCCGCACCCTGTATTCGGCGGGGCTGCCGGTGGTCGAGCGGCGCAACCACTCCTATCAGGTGCATTACTACGATCCCCAGGGCCTCGACGCCACGATCTACCAGCCCTCGCAGGACCTCAGGTTCGCCAACGACACCGGCGGCGCGCTGTGGTTCCAATCCGAGTGGAACGACCAGGAAGCCCGCCTGAGCATCAGCGTGTTTGGCAAGGCGCGCGACTTCACAGTCGAGGTCGGGGCGCCCAGGACGCTGAGCAGCACCCCCGCCCCCCCCGACCGGGTCATTCGCGACGCCAGCCTCGCAGCCGGGCAGCGCAAGCAGGTGGACTGGGCTGCGCCGGGCGCCGTGATCGAGGTGACGCGCAAGTTCGTGCGGGACGGCAAAACCTTCAAGCAGGACACCCTGAAAAGCAGTTACCGCCCCTGGCCCAACATCTTTGCGGTCGGCACGCGCTGA
- a CDS encoding YpdA family putative bacillithiol disulfide reductase produces MSQMFDVAVVGAGPVGLAAAIACKRAGLTYVVLEKGCVVNAIFEYPTYMTFFTTAPELEIGNHPMVTGHDKPDRRDALMYYRLVTQREALNVRLYTEVKRVHAAPAGFTLEVEAQDGTPGVVEARRVVVATGYYDHPVHLGIPGEDSPNVSHYYTEAHPFLGLNVTVIGAGNSAADAALDLWRGGAKVTMVVRAPELKSTLKYWVRPDLENRIKEGSIAAHFGSRVVEIHPEHVLVQRGDGTTSELPTHFTFALTGYRPDLSFLAGLDLAAQPDDCLVLDGHYQSSVPGLFVVGSAGFAGKTNQVFIENGRHHADHAVTEIARQLAGQRREVSLAP; encoded by the coding sequence ATGAGCCAGATGTTCGATGTCGCCGTCGTAGGAGCCGGGCCGGTGGGCCTCGCCGCCGCCATCGCCTGCAAGCGGGCGGGATTGACTTACGTGGTGCTGGAAAAAGGCTGCGTGGTCAACGCCATTTTCGAGTACCCCACCTACATGACCTTTTTCACCACCGCGCCCGAGCTGGAGATCGGCAACCATCCGATGGTGACCGGGCACGACAAGCCCGACCGCCGCGACGCCTTGATGTACTACCGCCTGGTGACCCAGCGCGAGGCGCTGAACGTGCGCCTCTACACCGAGGTGAAGCGCGTTCACGCGGCCCCGGCGGGCTTCACGCTGGAGGTCGAGGCGCAGGACGGCACGCCGGGCGTGGTCGAGGCCCGGCGGGTGGTCGTGGCGACCGGGTACTACGACCACCCCGTCCACCTCGGGATTCCCGGCGAGGACAGCCCCAACGTCAGCCACTACTACACCGAGGCGCACCCCTTTCTGGGCCTGAACGTCACCGTGATCGGGGCCGGAAACTCGGCGGCGGACGCGGCCCTGGACCTGTGGCGCGGCGGGGCCAAGGTCACGATGGTCGTGCGGGCGCCCGAACTCAAATCCACCCTCAAGTACTGGGTGCGGCCCGACCTCGAAAACCGCATCAAGGAAGGCTCCATCGCCGCGCACTTCGGTTCGCGGGTGGTCGAGATTCACCCTGAACACGTTCTCGTGCAGCGCGGGGACGGCACCACCTCCGAGCTGCCCACCCACTTCACCTTCGCGCTGACCGGCTACCGCCCCGACCTCTCCTTCCTGGCAGGGCTGGACCTCGCCGCGCAGCCCGACGACTGCCTGGTGCTCGACGGGCACTACCAGAGCAGCGTGCCGGGCCTGTTCGTGGTCGGCTCGGCGGGTTTTGCGGGCAAGACGAATCAGGTCTTTATCGAGAACGGCCGCCACCACGCCGATCACGCCGTGACCGAGATCGCGCGGCAACTCGCCGGGCAGCGGCGGGAAGTCTCGCTGGCGCCCTGA
- the fumC gene encoding class II fumarate hydratase, with translation MTQTAQGQTRKESDTMGTLDVDASRLWGAQTERSIHNFPIGRDTFVWGRPVIRALGILKKGAAQANAELGELPGDIADLIVQAADEVIAGQLDDHFPLVVFQTGSGTQSNMNANEVISNRAIQLAGGEMGSKQPVHPNDHVNRGQSSNDTFPTAMHIAVVLELNERLYGAVGKLRDTLHAKAEQYAELVKVGRTHLQDATPITLGQEIGGWVAQLDYALAEVKHAEQGLYDLAIGGTAVGTGLNAHPSFGALAARKYEAETGFPFRSAENKFAALSAHDALVQTSAALRTLAGALMKMANDVRWLASGPRNGIGEIVIPENEPGSSIMPGKVNPTQSEALTMVATRVFGNDATVAFAGTQGNFQLNVFKPVMVHAVLESIRLIADASLAFNDQCAVGIEPNLERIEHNLSVNLMQVTALNKHIGYDKAAAIAKKAHKEGLSLKEAALGLGYVTEDEFARWVVPLEMTRN, from the coding sequence ATGACGCAGACGGCTCAGGGGCAGACCCGCAAAGAATCCGACACGATGGGCACGCTGGACGTGGACGCCAGCCGCCTCTGGGGCGCGCAGACCGAGCGCTCCATCCACAACTTTCCCATCGGGCGCGACACCTTCGTCTGGGGCCGCCCCGTCATCCGGGCGCTGGGCATCCTGAAAAAGGGCGCGGCGCAGGCCAATGCCGAACTGGGCGAACTGCCGGGGGACATCGCGGACCTGATCGTGCAGGCCGCCGACGAGGTGATCGCGGGGCAGCTCGACGACCACTTTCCGCTGGTGGTCTTCCAGACCGGCTCGGGCACCCAGAGCAACATGAATGCGAACGAGGTCATCTCCAACCGCGCCATTCAACTCGCGGGGGGTGAGATGGGCAGCAAGCAGCCCGTGCACCCCAACGACCACGTCAACCGGGGCCAGAGCAGCAACGACACTTTCCCGACCGCCATGCACATCGCGGTGGTGCTGGAACTCAACGAGCGGCTCTACGGCGCGGTGGGCAAGCTGCGCGACACCCTGCATGCCAAGGCCGAGCAGTACGCCGAGCTGGTCAAGGTGGGCCGCACCCACCTGCAAGACGCCACGCCCATCACGCTGGGGCAGGAGATCGGCGGCTGGGTCGCGCAGCTCGACTACGCGCTGGCGGAGGTCAAGCACGCCGAGCAGGGCCTCTACGACCTCGCCATCGGCGGCACGGCGGTGGGCACCGGCCTGAACGCGCACCCCAGCTTCGGTGCTCTGGCGGCGAGGAAGTACGAGGCCGAGACGGGCTTTCCCTTCCGCTCCGCCGAGAACAAGTTCGCCGCTCTCTCGGCGCACGACGCGCTGGTGCAGACCTCGGCCGCGCTGCGGACCCTGGCGGGCGCCCTGATGAAGATGGCGAACGACGTGCGCTGGCTGGCCTCCGGCCCCCGCAACGGCATCGGGGAGATCGTGATTCCGGAGAACGAACCCGGCAGCAGCATCATGCCCGGCAAGGTGAACCCCACGCAAAGCGAGGCCCTGACGATGGTCGCCACCCGCGTCTTCGGGAACGACGCCACCGTCGCCTTCGCGGGCACCCAGGGCAACTTCCAGCTCAACGTGTTCAAGCCGGTGATGGTCCACGCCGTACTGGAGAGCATCCGGTTGATCGCGGACGCCTCGCTCGCCTTCAACGACCAGTGCGCGGTGGGGATCGAACCGAACCTGGAACGCATCGAGCACAACCTCAGCGTCAACCTGATGCAGGTCACGGCCCTGAACAAGCACATCGGCTACGACAAGGCCGCCGCCATCGCCAAAAAGGCCCACAAGGAGGGTCTGAGCCTGAAGGAAGCGGCGCTGGGCCTCGGGTACGTCACCGAAGACGAGTTCGCGCGCTGGGTCGTGCCGCTGGAAATGACCCGCAACTGA
- a CDS encoding class I SAM-dependent DNA methyltransferase, which yields MTPTVTADTARRMQDFVAYWGTLKGDEKGESQVFLDRLFQAFGHAGYKEAGAELEYRVAKQGGGKRFADLVWRPRVLIEMKKRGEGLANHYQQAFDYWLRLVPDRPRYAVLCNFDELWVYDFGVQLDEPMDRVRIGELPERYAVLNFLFPQEREPLFGNNRVDVAREAADSVARVLNSVIARGEDRARAQRFLLQCVMAMFAEDFELIPRGFFTELVGDARQGKGSSYDLFGGLFRQMNTPERARGGRFAPIPYFNGGLFRVVDPIELTRDELHLLHRAALEHNWAKIQPQIFGVLFQSSMGKADRHARGAHYTSEADIMRVVLPTVVTPFQTRIDAAGTQKELRGLLDELAAFQVLDPACGSGNFLYVAYRELRRLEARALLRLRDLSAPGTPLPPTRVSIRQMHGLEYDPFGAELAKVTLTLAKELAIREMQGLLGNTGLDFDQPLPLDNLDDRIVQGDALFTPWPRVNAVIGNPPFQSKNKLQREMGPAYVRKLRAAYPDVPGRADYCVYWIRRAHDHLQDGQRAGLVGTNTIRQNDSRVGGLDHVTAHGGTLTDAVGTQVWSGDAAVHVSIVNWVRGPQPGPKHLSWQVGDRQGSPWQSVEVPVINAALSAGTDVTAAQRLTTNARSGACYQGQTHGHKGFLLSGLEVGQMMRDPKARPFLHPYLTADEMIGNQGSTPERWVVDLNGADDLFSAMNAGTAFERLKREVEPEMRAKAEEEREKTGSERGPRQAHYQRWWKHWRGRGELIEKIASLPRYVACGQVTKRPIFEFVSSGIRPNAALIVFPLADDYSFGILQSSAHWEWLKARGSTLTERFRYTSDTVFDSFPWPQSATPEQVRAVAGAAVALRGLRNEVMKRQGWSLRDLYRTLDTPGKNPLRDAQERLDAAVRAAYGMPAGADVLAFLLALNARLAAAEGRGEAIVGPGLPAGLNAADFTAADAVRPLG from the coding sequence ATGACCCCTACGGTGACGGCGGATACAGCGCGGCGGATGCAGGACTTCGTGGCCTACTGGGGCACCCTGAAGGGCGACGAGAAGGGCGAGAGTCAGGTCTTTCTGGACCGGCTGTTTCAGGCGTTCGGGCACGCGGGGTACAAGGAAGCGGGCGCGGAACTGGAATACCGGGTCGCCAAGCAGGGCGGCGGCAAGAGGTTCGCGGACCTGGTGTGGCGGCCGCGCGTGCTGATCGAGATGAAAAAGCGCGGCGAGGGGCTGGCGAACCACTACCAGCAGGCCTTCGACTACTGGCTGAGGCTGGTGCCTGACCGCCCCCGTTACGCCGTCCTGTGCAACTTCGACGAACTGTGGGTGTACGACTTTGGCGTGCAGCTCGACGAGCCGATGGACCGCGTGCGAATCGGGGAACTGCCGGAGCGCTACGCGGTGCTGAACTTCCTGTTTCCGCAGGAGCGCGAGCCGCTGTTCGGCAACAACCGGGTGGACGTGGCCCGCGAGGCCGCCGACAGCGTGGCGCGGGTGCTCAACAGCGTCATAGCACGCGGCGAGGACCGCGCCCGCGCCCAGCGGTTTCTCCTCCAGTGCGTCATGGCGATGTTCGCGGAGGACTTCGAGCTGATTCCGCGCGGCTTCTTTACCGAACTGGTAGGCGACGCGCGGCAGGGAAAGGGCAGCAGCTACGACCTCTTCGGCGGGCTGTTCCGGCAGATGAACACGCCCGAGCGGGCGCGCGGGGGCCGCTTCGCTCCGATTCCCTACTTCAACGGCGGGCTGTTCCGCGTCGTGGACCCCATCGAACTGACCCGGGACGAACTGCATCTGCTCCACCGGGCCGCGCTGGAACACAACTGGGCGAAGATTCAGCCGCAGATTTTCGGGGTGCTGTTCCAGAGCAGCATGGGCAAGGCCGACCGCCACGCCCGGGGCGCCCACTACACCAGCGAAGCCGACATCATGCGCGTGGTGCTGCCCACGGTCGTCACGCCCTTCCAGACCCGGATCGACGCGGCGGGCACGCAGAAGGAACTGCGCGGCCTGCTGGACGAACTCGCCGCCTTTCAGGTCCTCGACCCCGCGTGCGGCAGCGGCAACTTTCTGTATGTCGCCTACCGCGAGCTGCGCCGTCTGGAGGCCCGCGCCCTGCTGCGGCTGCGCGACCTGTCGGCGCCGGGCACGCCGCTGCCGCCCACCCGCGTCAGCATCCGGCAGATGCACGGGCTGGAATACGACCCGTTCGGCGCGGAACTCGCCAAGGTGACCCTCACCCTGGCCAAGGAACTCGCCATCCGCGAGATGCAGGGTCTATTGGGCAACACCGGCTTGGACTTCGACCAGCCGCTTCCGCTGGACAACCTTGACGACCGCATCGTGCAGGGAGACGCCCTCTTTACCCCCTGGCCGCGCGTGAACGCGGTCATCGGCAACCCGCCCTTTCAGAGCAAGAACAAGCTCCAGCGCGAGATGGGTCCGGCCTATGTGCGGAAGCTGCGCGCCGCCTACCCGGACGTGCCGGGCCGCGCCGACTACTGCGTCTACTGGATTCGCCGGGCGCACGACCACCTGCAAGACGGTCAGCGGGCCGGGCTGGTCGGCACCAACACCATCCGCCAGAACGACAGCCGCGTGGGCGGCCTGGATCACGTCACCGCGCACGGCGGCACCCTCACCGACGCCGTGGGCACCCAGGTCTGGAGCGGCGACGCCGCCGTCCACGTCTCCATCGTCAACTGGGTCCGGGGGCCGCAGCCGGGACCCAAGCACCTGAGCTGGCAGGTGGGCGACCGCCAGGGCAGCCCGTGGCAGAGCGTGGAGGTGCCTGTCATCAACGCCGCCCTCTCTGCCGGAACCGACGTAACGGCTGCCCAGAGGTTGACGACCAACGCCCGCAGCGGCGCGTGCTACCAGGGCCAGACGCACGGCCATAAGGGGTTCTTGCTCAGCGGGTTGGAGGTCGGGCAGATGATGAGGGACCCGAAAGCGCGGCCTTTCCTGCATCCGTACCTCACGGCGGACGAAATGATCGGCAATCAGGGCAGCACTCCCGAACGTTGGGTCGTTGACCTGAACGGCGCGGACGATCTGTTCAGCGCCATGAACGCGGGCACGGCGTTTGAACGCTTGAAGCGTGAGGTCGAACCCGAGATGCGGGCCAAGGCCGAGGAGGAACGCGAGAAGACCGGCAGCGAGCGCGGTCCCCGTCAAGCCCACTATCAGAGATGGTGGAAGCACTGGCGAGGGCGCGGCGAACTCATCGAAAAAATCGCGTCCCTGCCGCGTTACGTCGCCTGCGGTCAGGTCACGAAGCGTCCGATCTTTGAGTTCGTCTCCTCGGGGATTCGCCCGAATGCTGCGCTGATCGTCTTTCCCTTGGCTGATGATTACTCCTTCGGCATCCTGCAATCGTCGGCCCACTGGGAATGGCTCAAGGCCAGAGGCTCGACGCTGACCGAACGCTTCCGCTACACCTCCGATACTGTTTTCGATTCCTTCCCCTGGCCCCAGTCCGCCACGCCCGAGCAGGTGCGGGCGGTGGCGGGGGCGGCGGTGGCGCTGCGGGGGCTGCGAAACGAGGTGATGAAACGCCAGGGCTGGAGCCTGCGCGACCTGTACCGCACGCTGGACACGCCCGGCAAGAACCCGCTGCGGGACGCGCAGGAACGGCTGGACGCGGCGGTGCGGGCGGCGTACGGGATGCCTGCGGGGGCGGATGTGCTGGCGTTCCTGCTGGCGCTGAACGCGAGGCTGGCGGCGGCAGAGGGGCGGGGCGAGGCCATTGTGGGGCCGGGCCTGCCCGCTGGCCTGAACGCGGCGGACTTCACGGCGGCAGATGCGGTGCGGCCCCTGGGGTAA
- a CDS encoding metallophosphoesterase family protein, which produces MRLLLLSDIHANHTALEAVLADARPRGFDRTVHLGDALGYGPQPREVLAALRELEATCLLGNHEQMLLAHARGRPGRWAELRPGSVVLTALLWQLGRLSRADLAWVGQWPDGLDDPAVGARYRHGTPVSLDAYTDSVTAAREAFGAWSGRLAFVGHTHVPGVYSALNAPVGEWVKFQALREGGAFVLPPGSRVILNPGSVGQPRDGNPDASYAIFDSAAGVFGVFRVPYDIGRAQTLALEAGLPPVLAARLALGK; this is translated from the coding sequence GTGCGGCTCCTGCTGCTGTCCGACATTCACGCGAACCACACGGCCCTGGAGGCGGTGCTGGCCGACGCCCGGCCCCGGGGCTTCGACCGGACCGTCCACCTTGGCGACGCGCTGGGCTACGGCCCGCAGCCGCGCGAGGTGCTGGCGGCCTTGCGGGAGCTGGAGGCCACCTGCCTGCTGGGCAACCACGAACAGATGCTGCTGGCGCACGCCCGGGGGAGGCCCGGCCGCTGGGCCGAGCTGCGCCCCGGCAGCGTGGTCCTGACGGCGCTACTGTGGCAACTGGGGCGCCTCTCCAGGGCGGACCTCGCCTGGGTGGGGCAGTGGCCCGACGGTCTCGACGACCCCGCCGTGGGCGCCCGCTACCGCCACGGCACCCCGGTCAGCCTCGACGCCTACACCGACTCGGTGACGGCCGCCCGCGAGGCCTTCGGGGCGTGGAGCGGTCGGCTGGCCTTTGTGGGCCATACCCACGTGCCGGGCGTGTACAGCGCCCTGAACGCTCCGGTGGGCGAGTGGGTCAAGTTCCAGGCGCTGCGGGAGGGCGGGGCCTTTGTGCTGCCGCCCGGCTCGCGGGTGATTCTCAACCCCGGCAGCGTCGGCCAGCCGCGCGACGGCAACCCCGACGCCAGCTACGCGATTTTTGACAGCGCGGCGGGGGTGTTCGGGGTCTTCCGGGTGCCCTACGACATCGGGCGGGCGCAGACGCTGGCGCTGGAAGCCGGGCTGCCCCCGGTGCTGGCGGCGCGGCTGGCGCTGGGAAAGTAG
- a CDS encoding MBL fold metallo-hydrolase codes for MTTARRHGAARVWSLPTGPLQENAVLVAGQDGEGFLFDPGHDAERILALVRDAGVTVRGILLTHAHFDHIGAVQPVREALGVPVWLHPADLPLYRLGAASAARWNLPFVQPADPEHEIGQGQTFTAGDLTLTARELPGHAPGHVVFVGHTGEDAGFVVAGDTLFQGGIGRTDLPGGNHEQLIAGLERELLSLPDSAAVYPGHGPATSVGAERRTNPFLR; via the coding sequence ATGACGACGGCGAGACGACACGGCGCGGCGCGGGTGTGGAGCCTGCCCACCGGCCCCCTTCAGGAAAACGCGGTGCTGGTGGCGGGGCAGGACGGCGAAGGCTTCCTCTTCGACCCCGGCCACGACGCGGAGCGGATTCTGGCGCTGGTGCGGGACGCTGGGGTCACGGTGCGCGGCATCCTGCTCACGCACGCGCATTTCGACCATATCGGGGCGGTGCAGCCCGTGCGGGAGGCGCTGGGCGTGCCGGTGTGGCTGCACCCCGCCGACCTGCCGCTCTACCGCCTGGGTGCGGCGTCGGCGGCCCGCTGGAACCTGCCCTTCGTGCAGCCCGCCGACCCCGAGCACGAGATCGGGCAGGGGCAGACCTTCACGGCGGGCGACCTGACCCTCACCGCCCGCGAGCTGCCGGGGCACGCGCCGGGGCATGTGGTGTTCGTCGGCCACACCGGGGAGGACGCGGGGTTCGTGGTGGCGGGCGACACCCTCTTTCAGGGCGGCATCGGGCGCACCGACCTGCCGGGCGGCAACCATGAGCAACTGATCGCGGGTCTGGAGCGCGAGCTGCTCTCGCTGCCGGACAGCGCGGCCGTCTACCCCGGTCACGGCCCGGCGACCAGCGTGGGGGCCGAGCGGCGCACGAATCCTTTCTTGCGCTGA
- a CDS encoding DNA polymerase III subunit delta', producing the protein MSAALLHGPLLEQTGVFGGNALLLTGPARVGKRELALAVAAQHNCSGTRGMYGEACGVCPSCRALAAGAHPDLLLVEPRATTATGKAARRKLIPIGAVLAGRDKGREYETHVFEFLEVRPTFRRRVVVVDGAEHLGQEAANALLKLVEEPPHRGLFVFLAEDPRSVLPTIVSRSARLGVVPAPDRALERSLALGGEAPDAELIAFAAGRAGVLGAREAVRAALAGAAEFTGALERGLLTALEAAERLEKHWDPAWHPEALRFVWRACPAHERARADTALEALQAALEAYASPSLSFQVFALRVREAFGLED; encoded by the coding sequence ATGAGCGCCGCCCTGCTCCACGGCCCGCTGCTCGAACAGACGGGCGTGTTTGGCGGCAACGCGCTGCTGCTGACCGGCCCGGCGCGGGTGGGCAAGCGTGAGCTGGCGCTGGCGGTCGCGGCCCAGCACAACTGCTCGGGCACGCGCGGCATGTACGGGGAAGCCTGCGGGGTCTGCCCGTCGTGCCGCGCCCTGGCCGCCGGGGCACATCCCGACCTGCTGCTGGTCGAGCCGCGCGCCACCACCGCGACCGGCAAGGCCGCGCGGCGCAAGCTGATTCCCATCGGCGCGGTGCTGGCGGGCCGCGACAAGGGCCGCGAGTACGAGACGCACGTCTTCGAGTTTCTGGAGGTGCGCCCCACCTTCCGCCGCCGGGTGGTCGTGGTGGACGGCGCCGAGCATCTGGGCCAGGAGGCCGCCAACGCGCTGCTCAAGCTGGTCGAGGAACCCCCGCACCGGGGGCTGTTCGTCTTTCTGGCCGAGGACCCGCGCTCGGTGCTGCCCACCATCGTGAGCCGCAGCGCCCGCCTGGGCGTGGTGCCTGCCCCCGACCGCGCCCTGGAGCGCAGCCTGGCCCTGGGCGGCGAGGCCCCCGACGCCGAGCTGATCGCCTTCGCCGCCGGGCGCGCCGGGGTGCTGGGGGCGCGGGAAGCCGTGCGCGCGGCCCTGGCGGGCGCCGCCGAGTTCACGGGGGCCTTGGAACGCGGCCTGCTGACGGCCCTGGAAGCCGCCGAGCGCCTGGAAAAACACTGGGACCCAGCCTGGCACCCCGAGGCGCTGCGCTTTGTCTGGCGCGCCTGCCCGGCGCACGAGCGTGCCCGCGCCGACACCGCCCTGGAGGCCCTGCAAGCGGCACTGGAGGCCTACGCCAGCCCCAGCCTCAGCTTTCAGGTGTTCGCCCTGCGGGTGCGTGAGGCCTTCGGGCTGGAGGACTGA
- a CDS encoding S66 family peptidase yields the protein MAPQFVRPPRLAPGSRVAALSLSSGFVTEVMGRYRAGVRQVAAEFGWEIVPAPNALRGPEYLDRHPQARADDLHWALRSSDIHGMVSIIGGDDSVRLLPFLDPRLIRQHPKAFLGYSDSTVTLTQFLRAGVMAYHGPSLLTDLAENGGLHPFVVAGLRRALVEEPRPFDLAPAPGWTAGGPDWADEHLQEVPRTFQPGGGWVWLQGEAVAEGHLIGGCLEVLDMLCGTPGWPAPELWRGAVLALETSNDVPPPRQVGYWLRNYAAQGILGEAAGLLLARPRGYTPEMTQDLYGWVRRVLAEAGRGEMPVVANVDFGHTSPQLTLPLGGRARLDPLAGRVTVAP from the coding sequence ATGGCGCCCCAGTTCGTTCGCCCCCCCCGCCTTGCGCCCGGTTCGCGGGTGGCGGCCCTGAGTCTGTCGAGCGGGTTCGTGACCGAGGTGATGGGCCGCTACCGCGCCGGGGTGCGGCAGGTCGCCGCCGAGTTCGGCTGGGAGATCGTGCCCGCGCCGAACGCGCTGCGCGGCCCCGAGTACCTCGACCGTCATCCCCAGGCCCGCGCCGACGACCTGCACTGGGCGCTGCGCAGCTCCGACATCCACGGGATGGTCAGCATCATCGGCGGGGACGACAGCGTGCGGCTGCTGCCGTTTCTCGATCCCAGGCTGATTCGCCAGCACCCCAAGGCTTTTCTGGGGTACAGCGACAGCACGGTCACGCTGACCCAGTTCCTGCGCGCGGGCGTGATGGCCTACCACGGTCCCTCGCTGCTGACCGATCTGGCGGAAAACGGCGGGCTGCATCCCTTCGTGGTGGCGGGCCTGCGCCGCGCGCTGGTCGAGGAACCGCGCCCCTTTGACCTGGCGCCCGCCCCCGGGTGGACGGCGGGCGGCCCCGACTGGGCCGACGAGCACCTGCAAGAGGTCCCCCGCACCTTCCAGCCGGGGGGCGGCTGGGTGTGGCTTCAGGGCGAGGCGGTGGCCGAGGGGCACCTGATCGGCGGCTGCCTGGAGGTGCTGGACATGCTGTGCGGCACGCCCGGCTGGCCCGCGCCGGAGCTGTGGCGCGGCGCTGTGCTGGCCCTGGAGACCAGCAACGACGTGCCCCCGCCCCGGCAGGTCGGCTACTGGCTGCGGAACTACGCCGCGCAGGGCATCCTGGGGGAAGCCGCCGGGCTGCTGCTGGCCCGCCCGCGCGGCTACACGCCCGAGATGACCCAGGACCTTTACGGCTGGGTGCGCCGCGTGCTGGCCGAGGCGGGGCGGGGCGAGATGCCGGTGGTGGCGAACGTGGACTTCGGGCACACCAGTCCGCAGCTCACGCTGCCGCTGGGGGGCCGGGCGCGTCTCGACCCCCTGGCCGGGCGCGTCACCGTCGCGCCCTGA